The Chlamydomonas reinhardtii strain CC-503 cw92 mt+ chromosome 13, whole genome shotgun sequence nucleotide sequence AGCCCCTTGATGGTTGCTGCGTAGCGCAGCgttgcagccagcagccaagCAACTGTCACGCAAAGCCCCAAACCCCATGCtcgccaacccacccacccccctgccACTCTGTGCACGCACCTCGACGTAGGACAGGACCTTGCGGTACTGCCCCTCGCTGACcaggggacccagccggcagcCCTCTGTCAGCGGGTCGCAcacctgcggggcgggcggtgggcggtgggtggtggcgagggcggaggcgaggtGAGAAGAGGTGGGCAGAGGTGAGCcttgggcgcagcccacgggTGCGGCCTTGGCTCCGCCCTTGACTCCATGCCCCACACCCTTGCCCGCTCTAGTTCAGTGACAGTTGCTaaacaccagcaccggcacacTCCTTTTTGGCatcgccacccaccgccccgcccagcccccagcgtCAACCCCTTCCGACCCCCCTTGATCCCtcccaccctgctgccgcccgccacacacgcgccctctccccctcacGTTGATTGCCTCCGCCCTCTtcttgagctgctgcaggaaggccggcgccaccgcctcctgcaccagcagccggctggtggaggagcagaTCTGGCCGTTGGTCCAGAAGCAGCCGAACTGCAGGTGAGGTGTGGGGGTGAGGACACAGGCAGACACAGGGAGCATTtgcgcgggtgcgtgtgtgtgtgggggggaaggggccaAAGGTCGGGCGGctcagtagcagcgccggcacggggTGGCGGTGATACCACGTTGGCGCCAAGGCTCAAGAGTGCGCCATCCTCTCGTAGCTCCACGCATATGCAAGATGTGTTTCTCCTCCTCAGGCCTTACATCCCAAACCCCCTTGGTGTCCCCCCGCaagccgcccctccccctgcttcACACCCCCGGACCCACCATGGCCCACTCCACCGCCTTCTCAATGTCTGCGTCCTCGAACACGATCAGCGCGCTcttgccgcccagctccaTGCTGGCCGGCCGGatgttggccgccgccgcctgcgccaccaggcggcctgtggcggcgctgccggtgaaAGCCACCTTGGCCAGACCCTTGTGCGCGctgggggaggtgcgggggcagcaggggtgaGCAGTGGTCCAGAGGCACAACACATCTTGGATGCGTGATCGTGTGTGAAGCCAGCGCCAATGTCCTTCAGCTTCAGAATCCCACACAACCTGCCCATCACCCCCGCCACTGCGTGGCGCCATAgcccgcccccttcccatctttccccctgcctccgcatGTGCTCCGCTAATTTGGCTTGGTCTggtttcgtttgggctggtgtttacaaccccatcacacacacacacacacacacacacacacacacacacacacacacacacacgcacacacacctcccaccgcccgccccccgcctacCCGCGCACCTCAGCGGCGCGCCTGCGTCCTGCCCGGTGCCTGTGATGACGTTGagcacgcccggcggcagccccacctcggccgcgatggccgccagctccaggcagGTGAGCGAGGCCAGCTCCGAGGGCTTGAGCACGGccgtgcagccggcggccagcgcgggaGCCACCTTCCACTGCGCGGgggacagggggcgggggcgcacgGGGCGGGTACGAGGTGGGggaagtggaggtggagggtcAGGAAGAGCGAGGCACGGTAGTTGGAAGCCAACAACACAAACCCCCCGTGCCCTTCTGCCCAAGGCTACCGTCTTTTTGGGCTTGTATTGTAACGTTCTTTCGGCATGTGATGGAAACTGCGCCTTTGCGTCTTCTGCTCTCCCCAGCCCATCCTAGCCcagcccgctcccgcctccaACCCAagctccccgccccgccgcccccgtcttgcatggacggctgccccgccccccccccttcctcctccaccccaccccaccccaaaatccctgcacccaccgccgccatgagcaGGGGGTAGTTCCAGGGCGTGATGAGGCCGaccacgcccagcgcctcgcgccgcacgcgcacgtcgaactccgacatgcccacatcgatggcgggcgcggcgccgttgcggccgtccagcgcctccgcctgacCCGCGTAGTAGTCGAAGCACGTGGCCACGTCATCCTGGTGGGTTGGTAGGGGGTAGGGGGTTTGCAGGGCAGGGttcggggttgggggtttggAGGGCATGAGCAAGAGCGTGAGAGACAGGGTAGATGGAGGGTTGGCACTTGCGTGTCTGTTTGACCAGGGGGTGTGCCAGGTTACCTGCCCACATGGGGCGCGGGTCAAAACGGCAACCGGGCGTGGTCATGGCAGcctagcagtagcagggcaaCAATGGGAAGGCAATGAAGGCCAGTGGTGTGGACTGTGCCCACGGCCTGTGGCCCCTGGTGTCACAGCACCAAgatgccatgccgccgccgccccatgccccaccacacgcaccatgTCCCAGGACGCCTCGTCAATGGGCTTGCCGCAGTCCATGGTCTCGGccttggccagcaccgccttgtgttcgcgcagctgcaggcagcacaggaaggtggcagaggcaggggtgggaggaAGGGATGGGAGGAAGGGATCGGAGGAAGGGGTAGGAGGAAGTGGAAGGGTGGAGAGGCGGTgtgaggcgctggggctgatAAGAGGGAAGTGCAGGACCTTGCAGAAGAGTACGTGGTGCGAATGTCACGATACACGATTGTGCGCTTCGTGGTTGGCCTTGGGCCGTGGCGTCGgggcacgcatacacacgccgGGTCGGATCCCGTCCCTCAGCGTACACACGCGCAGGGGACAgacccccccacacccacgcaccttggtTGCGATCGCCTTCAGGTACTTAGCGCGGTAGGCGCCCGTGGTCTTGCTCCAATGGCCGCTCTTGAatgcggccgtggccgcggcaacCGCAGCGTCCACATCCTCGCTGGTCGCGTTCGGAATCCGGGCAAACTCCTTCTCCGTGGCGGGGTTGATGACCGGCAGGCTGCCACCCTTTACAGGCGCAACCCACTCTCCACCGATGtagagcaagcgtggcggaaCTGGCGAAGCCATGGCAATTGCAGAGGACAGttgggggcgcgggtgcgctaCAAGTGCTGAGTCCCAAGCCGTGGACACTTGTTTGTGGACCTGATCCTGTGGCACTCTTAAAACAGGTAAAGAACCCGAAGGCAAGAATGGATTTGGCGATTTGCACAGGTGGCCATGCAGACTGCCCACCGTGGCCGTGGCGATGATGGAACGACTGTGTCAATGATTATCACATGTTATACTTTCCTATAGATTTCCACTGTAAGACGCCAGCTTTGCAAAACCCTGGCTGAAAGGAACTCTGTCAAACGCGCTGCGCGCCCCAGAAGCCCAAACAGGAAGAATGATAGGTGCAAGTGGAGCCCAAATAACACGGGCGCCTGGTCATAGACCTGAAACACATTTGTTCATGCTCCATGCCCACCAAAAGCTGGCGCGTCCGCCGCTCCACGCGCCATCTCGGACAGCGTCTGCCTGCATTGTGGCTGTTGACACGAgggtgcgcagcgcggcggtggacacCGTGGAGGCGACCCCCGCTGcgacacctgctgcagcgccctccGAGTCGCTTACCTGGATGACTTGCAAGCGCTGCAAAGAGCGGTTTGCGGCGGAGCGCAACCACCGAACCGCCTGCAGGTACACGTCGCACGTGGAAGGGGAATTGCTCTCTCGGGTAATTGGGGTTTGATGTGGGCCGAGCGTGATACCGTGGAGGATCGACGTCTCCGTGccccgctgccagctggcACGGGCACCGGCACCTGTCTTCTCTTACCGTCACGCCGTTGGCCGCTAACTTTACGCGATACATTGGGCTGTAGATACCACAGCGAGACTTGGACGGGCGGGGAGCTGGCCAAGGTAAGTTTGCgagtgcctgcctgcctggggCTGGGACTGCAGCTACGACTGGTGCACATGctgacagcagccgccagtgcacacacgtgcacacagtgcacagcagcagcccagcaacACCACACTGTGCGCCCGCTCCAGGCACCTGCGCCCCCCATGCTCCCAGTCACCTCTCTcacctcctccttcctccGTGTGTGCCGCTGTCACTCGCgctcctgcctccgccgccgcaggccaccGGCTTTGTGCGCCAGAGCGACGCGCCCGAGCACCAGCTGGGCGTGGTGATGGGCcgcacggggctgctgcgcttcTGGGACTGCTGCGGTGCCGAGGAcgaggccgcgcccggctgccggcagagCTTCCACTGCTCCTTTGATGACGACGTAAACGAGAAGCACGGCTGGCGGTGATGATGTAGGGTGGGGGCTTTGGGGTGAGAACTGTGGTGCGGATGCTGTGGTCGAATGTGCCAGGCGTGGGGCGGTCGTAGGATTTGACGCGCAGTAAGTACTGCTTTGGttgtggggtggcggtgggtgtggtaCACGTTGGAAAGGGCAGGCAGGATACGTCTTGGCACTTGTGTTGTGCAGCATTGTTCAGCTTTAGCAGAGTAAGAAACGTTGGCAATTACGAAGCATGCAAATGGTAtcaggctgcgccgctgcggtcgGCACACGACCATAGTACGTTAGTGGCCGCACATGGTGtgcaggcaggtgcggcgctgcggtggtCGGTGGACACGGTGGACGGCTTGTGCAGACTGTCGATGTACCTACCGCAGATGTTGCCACATCGGACACTCCGGCTTGAAGCTTCAAGAAAGTGCGCTGTGTGGCCACGTGCATGCGGAT carries:
- a CDS encoding 3-chloroallyl aldehyde dehydrogenase encodes the protein MASPVPPRLLYIGGEWVAPVKGGSLPVINPATEKEFARIPNATSEDVDAAVAAATAAFKSGHWSKTTGAYRAKYLKAIATKLREHKAVLAKAETMDCGKPIDEASWDMDDVATCFDYYAGQAEALDGRNGAAPAIDVGMSEFDVRVRREALGVVGLITPWNYPLLMAAWKVAPALAAGCTAVLKPSELASLTCLELAAIAAEVGLPPGVLNVITGTGQDAGAPLSAHKGLAKVAFTGSAATGRLVAQAAAANIRPASMELGGKSALIVFEDADIEKAVEWAMFGCFWTNGQICSSTSRLLVQEAVAPAFLQQLKKRAEAINVCDPLTEGCRLGPLVSEGQYRKVLSYVEAGKAEGAQLLTGGGRPAGAPGTAGYWLAPTVFAGVKPHMRIWREEIFGPVLSVGTFSTEAEAVAAANDSEYGLAGAVISADPDRCKRVAEALECGIVWINCSQPCFCYAPWGGIKNSGHGRELGEWGLDNFLSVKQITKYVSPDIWGWYNPPSKL